CCTGGAGCCGCCGGGCGACGGCCTCGTCGGTGCAGGCCACGACCGCCGCGGCCGGCATCCGGGCGGCGATCTCCCGGGCCAGGTTGGGTCCGGTGACCACGGCGACGCGCTCGGCGCCGACCTGGGCGACGTCGCCGACGACCTCGCTCATCCGCATGGTGGAGCCGAGTTCGACGCCCTTCATCAGGGAGACGAGGACGGTGCCGGGCGCGAGCCGCGGGCTCCACTCGGCGAGGTTGGCGCGCAGGGTCTGCGAGGGGACCGCGAGGACGGTGAAGTCGGCGCCGCGCAGGGCCTCGGCGGGGTCGGCGGTGGCGCGCAGGGTCCCGGGGAGTTCGACGCCGGGCAGGTAGTCGGGGTTGGTCCGCGTGGAGTTGACCGCCTCGGCCAGCTCCGGGCGGCGGGCCCACAGGGTGACCTCGCAGCCCGCGTCGGCGAGGACCATGCCGAAGGCGGTGCCCCACGAGCCGGTGCCCATGACGGCCGCCCGGACGGGCGTGCTCACGTGCCGTTCTCCTCTTCGGTGCGCAGGGCTTCGTCGCCGGCCGGCGTGCTCGCCCGGCTGCGGGACGGCGCCTGCCGGGCCCCCGCGTTCGCGGTCTGCGCCCGGGTCCTGCGGCGCT
This is a stretch of genomic DNA from Streptomyces sp. TG1A-8. It encodes these proteins:
- a CDS encoding NAD(P)H-dependent glycerol-3-phosphate dehydrogenase gives rise to the protein MSTPVRAAVMGTGSWGTAFGMVLADAGCEVTLWARRPELAEAVNSTRTNPDYLPGVELPGTLRATADPAEALRGADFTVLAVPSQTLRANLAEWSPRLAPGTVLVSLMKGVELGSTMRMSEVVGDVAQVGAERVAVVTGPNLAREIAARMPAAAVVACTDEAVARRLQAACHTPYFRPYTNTDVVGCELGGAVKNVIGLAVGIADGMGLGDNAKGSLITRGLAETTRLGMALGADPLTFSGLAGLGDLVATCSSPLSRNHTFGTNLGKGMTLQETIAVTRQTAEGVKSCESVLGLARRHGVDMPITETVVAIVHEGKSPVTAVKELMSRSAKPERR